The following are from one region of the Salmo salar chromosome ssa27, Ssal_v3.1, whole genome shotgun sequence genome:
- the ppp1r36 gene encoding protein phosphatase 1 regulatory subunit 36 isoform X1 yields the protein MSLMDKDCRYHLDTCLYNPALFKGSSFYVPDEEDFSISIPPPGRWNWNDETQALEFISFNTSVEVKEKRKKTKPVHFQDLASKRPERQTQSSAKRAGQSSRKTVGPAQLNAYKSAVKRGQSDYVTIEDVKQVALSLLQENDALPIPLCFLSVLKSRELDEFLAALLLYLSCYFERKSLEKKPKPLMADQSITDKQVMAETLAKVELAQKQLAFCYSSLILGLGLSQQHHMACGRSRVSLTYKDRQLYECLYSFFCYVAWVTFSRKELRGIQEEVGHLLRSDTFNPALRTRIDATEDTLAQDSSTKEGQTEPKVHTQSHNAPEQRKSQRRPALSKIMTQRSPVMVSLLPYPWEEAPHLFRRYRPRKQSQAKLYNPETLMEELKEQLASVSFGILGKPLSQFSCTTLMPQGANNEDEEEEDDEDDDDEDSGVHVRSSKNTFMAQRPVASAVDQRGSHSRANTVISRATTEGVSSDTE from the exons ATGTCGTTAATGGACAAGGACTGCCGATACCACTTGGACACTTGTTTATACAATCCTGCATTGTTCAAAG GTTCTTCGTTTTATGTGCCTGATGAGGAGGACTTTTCA ATCAGCATACCTCCACCTGGGCGATGGAACTGGAATGATGAAACCCAAGCCCTTGAGTTCATCAG TTTTAATACATCTGTGGAGGtaaaagaaaagagaaaaaagaCTAAACCTGTCCATTTTCAAGATCTTGCCAGCAAGCGTCCAGAGAG GCAAACACAGTCATCGGCCAAGAGGGCGGGACAAAGCAGCAGGAAGACTGTGGGTCCTGCTCAACTCAATGCCTACAAGTCCGCAGTAAAACGGGGTCAGAGTGACTATGTGACCATTGAGGATGTGAAAC AGGTGGCACTCAGTTTGCTGCAGGAGAACGATGCGCTTCCCATTCCACTTTGCTTCCTGTCAGTGTTGAA gagcagAGAGCTAGATGAGTTCCTGGCTGCCCTCCTGCTCTACCTGTCCTGTTACTTTGAGAGGAAGTCTCTGGAGAAGAAGCCCAAGCCTCTCATGGC TGACCAGAGTATCACAGATAAGCAGGTGATGGCGGAGACCCTTGCTAAGGTGGAGCTGGCCCAGAAGCAGCTGGCCTTCTGCTACTCCAGCCTGATCCTGGGCCTGGGCCTGTCCCAGCAGCACCACATGGCCTGTGGCAG GAGCCGTGTGTCATTGACCTACAAAGACAGGCAGTTGTATGAG TGTCTGTACAGCTTCTTCTGCTACGTGGCGTGGGTGACATTCAGTAGGAAGGAACTGAGGGGCATACAGGAGGAGGTGGGGCACCTGCTGCGTTCTGACACCTTCAACCCCGCCCTCAGGACCAGGATAGATGCCACAGAGGACACCCTGGCCCAGGACTCCTCCACCAAAGAGGGACAGACTGAGCCCAAAGTGCACACACAGAGCCACAACGCCCCAGAGCAAAG GaagtcccagcgtcgtccggccTTGAGTAAGATCATGACCCAGCGCTCCCCGGTCATGGTGTCCCTGCTGCCATATCCGTGGGAGGAGGCTCCTCATCTGTTCCGCCGCTACAGACCCAGGAAGCAGAGCCAGGCCAAGCTGTATAACCCAGAGACCCTGATGGAGGAGCTCAAGGAGCAGCTGGCCTCTGTCAG CTTTGGGATTCTGGGGAAGCCTCTGAGCCAGTTCAGCTGCACCACCCTTATGCCCCAGGGAGCCAACAacgaagacgaggaggaggaagatgatgagGATGACGATGATGAAGACTCCGGCGTCCATGTTCGAAGCAGTAAGAACACCTTCATGGCTCAGAGACCTGTCGCATCAGCAGTGGACCAACGTGGCAGCCACAGCCGCGCCAATACAGTCATCTCACGGGCCACCACAGAGGGAGTGTCCTCAGACACAGAGTAA
- the ppp1r36 gene encoding protein phosphatase 1 regulatory subunit 36 isoform X2: protein MPKPQKETISIPPPGRWNWNDETQALEFISFNTSVEVKEKRKKTKPVHFQDLASKRPERQTQSSAKRAGQSSRKTVGPAQLNAYKSAVKRGQSDYVTIEDVKQVALSLLQENDALPIPLCFLSVLKSRELDEFLAALLLYLSCYFERKSLEKKPKPLMADQSITDKQVMAETLAKVELAQKQLAFCYSSLILGLGLSQQHHMACGRSRVSLTYKDRQLYECLYSFFCYVAWVTFSRKELRGIQEEVGHLLRSDTFNPALRTRIDATEDTLAQDSSTKEGQTEPKVHTQSHNAPEQRKSQRRPALSKIMTQRSPVMVSLLPYPWEEAPHLFRRYRPRKQSQAKLYNPETLMEELKEQLASVSFGILGKPLSQFSCTTLMPQGANNEDEEEEDDEDDDDEDSGVHVRSSKNTFMAQRPVASAVDQRGSHSRANTVISRATTEGVSSDTE, encoded by the exons atgCCGAAACCACAAAAGGAAACG ATCAGCATACCTCCACCTGGGCGATGGAACTGGAATGATGAAACCCAAGCCCTTGAGTTCATCAG TTTTAATACATCTGTGGAGGtaaaagaaaagagaaaaaagaCTAAACCTGTCCATTTTCAAGATCTTGCCAGCAAGCGTCCAGAGAG GCAAACACAGTCATCGGCCAAGAGGGCGGGACAAAGCAGCAGGAAGACTGTGGGTCCTGCTCAACTCAATGCCTACAAGTCCGCAGTAAAACGGGGTCAGAGTGACTATGTGACCATTGAGGATGTGAAAC AGGTGGCACTCAGTTTGCTGCAGGAGAACGATGCGCTTCCCATTCCACTTTGCTTCCTGTCAGTGTTGAA gagcagAGAGCTAGATGAGTTCCTGGCTGCCCTCCTGCTCTACCTGTCCTGTTACTTTGAGAGGAAGTCTCTGGAGAAGAAGCCCAAGCCTCTCATGGC TGACCAGAGTATCACAGATAAGCAGGTGATGGCGGAGACCCTTGCTAAGGTGGAGCTGGCCCAGAAGCAGCTGGCCTTCTGCTACTCCAGCCTGATCCTGGGCCTGGGCCTGTCCCAGCAGCACCACATGGCCTGTGGCAG GAGCCGTGTGTCATTGACCTACAAAGACAGGCAGTTGTATGAG TGTCTGTACAGCTTCTTCTGCTACGTGGCGTGGGTGACATTCAGTAGGAAGGAACTGAGGGGCATACAGGAGGAGGTGGGGCACCTGCTGCGTTCTGACACCTTCAACCCCGCCCTCAGGACCAGGATAGATGCCACAGAGGACACCCTGGCCCAGGACTCCTCCACCAAAGAGGGACAGACTGAGCCCAAAGTGCACACACAGAGCCACAACGCCCCAGAGCAAAG GaagtcccagcgtcgtccggccTTGAGTAAGATCATGACCCAGCGCTCCCCGGTCATGGTGTCCCTGCTGCCATATCCGTGGGAGGAGGCTCCTCATCTGTTCCGCCGCTACAGACCCAGGAAGCAGAGCCAGGCCAAGCTGTATAACCCAGAGACCCTGATGGAGGAGCTCAAGGAGCAGCTGGCCTCTGTCAG CTTTGGGATTCTGGGGAAGCCTCTGAGCCAGTTCAGCTGCACCACCCTTATGCCCCAGGGAGCCAACAacgaagacgaggaggaggaagatgatgagGATGACGATGATGAAGACTCCGGCGTCCATGTTCGAAGCAGTAAGAACACCTTCATGGCTCAGAGACCTGTCGCATCAGCAGTGGACCAACGTGGCAGCCACAGCCGCGCCAATACAGTCATCTCACGGGCCACCACAGAGGGAGTGTCCTCAGACACAGAGTAA